In Acinetobacter sp. TGL-Y2, a genomic segment contains:
- a CDS encoding ABC transporter ATP-binding protein — protein sequence MSIPTTHEDILILEHIHLSFGASDVLKDLSLKVKQGEICALIGPNGAGKSSVINIINGIYHPQQGQVSFQGKLLQRYKAKYSPHFGIARTFQNLALFKQMSVLDNVLTGRILQSNYSLIGALLRVPSIKQDENLQRLAVEKILALLDLQLHRDSIVSTLSYGVQKRVELARALVSEPTLLLLDEPMAGMNHDEKQDIAKFVKRINQQFGITILMIEHDLSVVMNISDHVIVLDYGKKIADSTPAEIQANPEVLSAYLGVAQAQAS from the coding sequence ATGTCCATCCCCACCACCCATGAAGATATATTAATCCTTGAACATATACATTTGTCTTTTGGTGCATCCGACGTTTTAAAAGATCTCAGTCTTAAAGTAAAACAAGGTGAAATTTGTGCCTTGATTGGTCCGAATGGCGCGGGGAAAAGCTCCGTCATTAACATTATTAATGGGATTTATCATCCTCAACAGGGACAAGTTTCATTTCAAGGAAAATTACTTCAGCGTTACAAAGCGAAGTACTCACCTCATTTCGGTATCGCACGTACATTTCAAAATCTTGCATTATTTAAGCAAATGTCCGTCTTAGATAATGTTTTAACAGGTCGGATTTTACAGAGTAATTATTCACTGATTGGGGCTTTATTGCGCGTTCCATCGATCAAACAAGATGAAAATTTGCAACGTTTAGCCGTTGAAAAAATTCTCGCTCTACTTGATCTTCAACTGCATCGCGACAGTATCGTTTCTACATTGTCTTATGGCGTACAAAAGCGTGTCGAATTAGCGCGTGCTTTAGTGTCAGAACCCACGTTACTACTTCTAGATGAACCTATGGCTGGGATGAACCATGATGAAAAACAAGATATTGCAAAATTTGTAAAACGTATTAATCAACAATTCGGCATCACCATTTTGATGATTGAACATGACTTATCTGTGGTCATGAATATTTCAGATCACGTCATTGTTTTAGATTATGGGAAGAAAATTGCGGACAGTACACCGGCTGAAATTCAAGCGAACCCAGAAGTATTAAGTGCCTATTTGGGTGTCGCTCAGGCTCAAGCCAGTTAA
- a CDS encoding branched-chain amino acid ABC transporter permease, producing MSFFLEVLLGGTLAGVMYSLVAIGFVLIYRASGVFNFAQGAMVLFAALTFVNLTERGVPFAVAFIVTLFVIFIIVLLIDTLILRHLINRSVITLFMATLGLSYVLEGVAQTVWGTQVHGLDLGIADIPIDFHGIMLSKFDLFATAIAGTLVIILSLLFSKTRFGISLRAVADDPQAAQSVGIKLNHVWIMVWTVAGFVALIAGLLWGARVGVQFSLSLIVLKALPVLIIGGFTSISGAIVGGLIIGATEKLAEIYLGAIIGSGIENWFPYLLAIAFLLVRPTGLFGQQQVARV from the coding sequence ATGTCATTTTTCTTGGAAGTTTTACTCGGTGGCACCTTAGCTGGGGTGATGTATTCACTGGTTGCCATCGGCTTTGTTCTCATTTATCGGGCATCTGGCGTTTTCAATTTTGCTCAAGGTGCCATGGTACTTTTTGCAGCACTCACTTTTGTTAATTTAACGGAACGAGGTGTCCCTTTTGCCGTGGCTTTTATCGTCACATTATTCGTGATTTTTATTATTGTGCTGCTCATTGATACTTTGATTCTAAGGCATTTGATTAATCGTTCAGTCATTACCCTGTTCATGGCAACACTCGGTTTAAGCTATGTGCTTGAAGGGGTTGCACAAACAGTTTGGGGGACTCAAGTACATGGTTTAGATCTCGGCATTGCAGATATCCCTATTGATTTTCACGGCATCATGCTCAGCAAATTTGATTTATTTGCGACCGCAATCGCAGGTACTTTGGTCATTATTTTGTCACTACTCTTTAGCAAAACTCGTTTTGGTATTTCTCTTCGTGCTGTTGCCGATGATCCGCAAGCGGCACAGTCGGTGGGCATCAAGCTCAATCATGTTTGGATTATGGTTTGGACGGTTGCAGGCTTTGTTGCATTGATTGCAGGCTTACTTTGGGGCGCGCGCGTGGGCGTTCAGTTCTCCTTATCACTCATTGTACTTAAGGCATTACCCGTACTCATTATTGGGGGGTTTACATCCATATCAGGCGCAATTGTGGGTGGGCTGATCATTGGGGCAACAGAGAAGCTCGCGGAAATTTATTTGGGTGCAATCATCGGTTCGGGTATTGAAAACTGGTTTCCCTATCTGCTTGCAATTGCTTTCTTATTGGTACGTCCAACAGGTTTATTTGGGCAACAACAAGTCGCGAGGGTCTAG
- a CDS encoding branched-chain amino acid ABC transporter permease: MFLFSQARQFALNYQDEKHIFNIRQHRILFWFALAVAFLFIPFVGNDYVFNAILVPYLVLALAGLGLNILTGYTGQLSLGSAAFMAVGAFATYNLELRIPQLPLLISIFLGGLIAAVFGILVGLPSLRIKGFYLIVSTLAAQFFVPWLFTQYGWFTNYNASGVITTPHLEILGISLNSPVGHYLLTLGIVVGLTFLARNLLNSQHGRNFQAVRDMKTAAISIGVPVAKTKLLAFAMSSFYLGIAGSLWAFAYLGTVEADGLDLNRSFQILFIIIIGGLGSLAGSFFGAAFIVLLPIVLSLIGSSFFGQTFDQALLQNIQKIIFGVLIIYFLIKEPEGIARLYTRLYRRLRVWPLRH; encoded by the coding sequence ATGTTTTTATTTTCACAAGCACGTCAGTTCGCTCTCAATTATCAAGATGAAAAACACATCTTTAATATACGACAACATCGCATTTTGTTCTGGTTTGCATTGGCAGTTGCATTTCTATTCATTCCTTTTGTAGGAAATGACTACGTATTTAATGCGATTTTAGTGCCTTATTTGGTTTTAGCATTGGCTGGATTAGGACTGAACATTTTAACTGGCTATACCGGACAGCTCTCTTTAGGTTCAGCGGCTTTTATGGCGGTCGGGGCATTTGCAACCTATAACTTAGAATTGCGTATTCCCCAACTGCCTTTACTGATCAGTATATTTTTGGGTGGACTGATCGCTGCGGTTTTCGGCATTCTGGTGGGCTTACCCAGTTTAAGAATCAAAGGCTTTTATTTAATTGTCTCTACGCTTGCAGCACAGTTTTTTGTGCCTTGGCTTTTTACCCAATATGGATGGTTTACCAATTACAACGCTTCAGGTGTGATTACTACACCTCACTTGGAAATATTGGGCATTTCACTCAACTCACCTGTCGGACACTATCTACTCACACTAGGCATAGTGGTAGGTCTCACTTTTTTAGCGAGAAATTTACTCAACAGCCAACACGGACGTAACTTTCAAGCGGTTCGTGATATGAAAACTGCTGCGATCAGTATAGGTGTGCCTGTCGCAAAAACAAAACTTTTGGCTTTCGCTATGAGCTCCTTTTATCTCGGTATTGCCGGCTCACTGTGGGCTTTTGCCTACTTAGGAACCGTTGAAGCTGATGGCTTAGACCTTAATCGCTCATTTCAGATTTTATTCATCATCATTATTGGTGGTTTAGGCAGCTTGGCAGGGAGTTTTTTTGGGGCAGCGTTTATTGTGCTTTTACCTATCGTTTTGAGCTTAATTGGCAGTAGCTTTTTTGGGCAAACCTTCGACCAAGCACTATTACAAAATATTCAAAAAATTATATTCGGGGTCTTAATTATTTATTTTCTGATTAAGGAACCTGAAGGAATTGCTCGTCTATACACACGTTTGTATAGACGGTTAAGAGTATGGCCTTTACGTCATTAA
- a CDS encoding ABC transporter substrate-binding protein, with product MKIFKSLWFWLISIAVILAIIVFLTSNKKTDVQSTTHHKAKNPTTETARANQTSELSDTKAQYFPLQSYRVGPYAAGGTGFYGGFIDYMKSINAQGGINGVKLVWSECETEYVVEKGVECYERLKKGLNGVPAAATNPLSVGIAYATLERSTKDKLPLITINHGRTDSTDGRVFPYVFPLQLNPYSEVSAIINYLGEKSGGVANLKGKSIAVLYHGSPYGKETIPVIDALSKKYGFKVHQIEVPHPGNEQQSQWLNIRRIQPDWVILRGWGVMNPVALKTAQKVGYPVDKVIGNIWSNSEEDAAPAGNAAKGFISITTHPSGTNFKVLQDIKQLVIDQGQSDLSDVTRFGTVYYNLGVVNGILNVEAVRVAQAKFGQRPLTGEEVRWGFENLNLNDQRLKELGATGLVQPLKLSCEDHEGGGAVRFQQWDGSKWNVISDWVQADRTFLRPIIEESSQKYAKEQGIQIRDCASEQS from the coding sequence ATGAAAATATTTAAATCATTGTGGTTTTGGTTGATTAGCATTGCCGTCATCTTGGCGATTATTGTTTTTCTTACATCCAATAAGAAAACAGATGTGCAAAGTACAACTCATCATAAAGCTAAAAACCCAACCACTGAAACAGCGCGAGCCAATCAGACCAGTGAACTTTCAGACACTAAAGCGCAATATTTCCCTTTGCAAAGCTATCGCGTAGGACCTTATGCAGCAGGTGGAACAGGTTTCTATGGCGGCTTTATTGACTATATGAAGTCGATTAATGCACAAGGCGGTATTAATGGCGTGAAATTGGTTTGGTCTGAATGTGAAACCGAATATGTGGTCGAGAAAGGTGTTGAATGCTATGAACGCCTGAAAAAGGGCCTAAATGGAGTACCTGCCGCTGCGACCAACCCACTTTCAGTCGGAATCGCCTACGCGACACTCGAACGCTCGACCAAAGACAAACTCCCTCTTATTACCATCAACCATGGTCGTACCGACTCTACTGATGGTCGAGTTTTCCCCTATGTATTTCCATTACAGTTAAATCCGTATAGTGAAGTTTCTGCGATTATTAACTATTTGGGCGAAAAAAGTGGCGGTGTTGCGAATTTAAAAGGTAAGAGCATTGCGGTGCTTTATCACGGCTCTCCATACGGTAAAGAAACCATTCCTGTCATTGATGCTTTGTCTAAAAAATATGGTTTTAAAGTACACCAGATTGAAGTCCCTCATCCAGGTAATGAACAACAATCACAATGGCTTAACATTCGTCGAATTCAACCCGATTGGGTGATTCTACGTGGTTGGGGTGTCATGAATCCTGTCGCACTCAAAACTGCACAAAAAGTCGGTTACCCGGTCGACAAAGTGATTGGTAATATTTGGAGTAACTCAGAAGAAGATGCGGCTCCTGCAGGCAATGCTGCAAAAGGGTTTATCTCGATTACAACGCATCCTTCTGGAACAAACTTCAAAGTTCTTCAAGACATCAAGCAACTCGTCATAGATCAAGGACAGTCTGATCTAAGCGATGTCACACGCTTTGGTACGGTGTATTACAACTTGGGTGTGGTCAATGGCATTCTCAATGTTGAAGCGGTTCGTGTCGCACAAGCCAAATTCGGTCAACGCCCTTTAACAGGTGAAGAAGTTCGCTGGGGTTTTGAAAATCTGAACTTAAATGATCAACGCTTAAAAGAACTTGGCGCAACTGGATTGGTTCAACCTTTGAAGCTGTCATGCGAGGATCATGAGGGTGGTGGCGCAGTTCGTTTTCAACAATGGGATGGTTCAAAGTGGAATGTCATCAGTGATTGGGTTCAAGCCGATCGTACTTTCTTACGCCCAATTATTGAAGAGTCATCACAGAAATATGCCAAAGAACAAGGCATTCAAATCCGTGACTGTGCATCAGAACAAAGCTAA